DNA sequence from the Myxosarcina sp. GI1 genome:
ACACAAACCCCAGAAACAGATTTTAGCACTAGATAACATCACCTTCGATATTTATCCTCGTGAATTTGTCTGCATTGTCGGTGCTTCTGGTTGTGGTAAATCTACTTTACTCAACATTATTGCTGGTTTACTGCCTCCCTCAACAGGTAAAGTCTCTCTCGACGGTACGGAATTATTAGGACCGAGTGCGGATCGAGGGATGGTGTTTCAAAACTATACTCTGTTTCCCTGGTTGACAGTCGCCGATAATATTGGTTTTGGCTTAAAACTCAAAAAAATTTCTCCAACTCAGCGCAAGCAGATTATTGGCTACTATCTCGAAATTATTGGTTTAACTCAGTTTGCCAATGCTTATCCCAAACAACTTTCTGGCGGCATGAAACAGCGAGTTGCGATCGCTCGTGCTTTGGCTAACGAACCAGAAATCTTACTTTTAGACGAACCTTTTGGGGCTTTAGATGCTCAAACTAAGGAACAGATGCAGGAATTTTTGCTCGATTTGTGGAATAAAACTCATACTACGATTTTAATGATTACCCATGATGTGGAAGAAGCAATCTTTTTAGCGCAGAGAATTTGTGTTATGTCGGCGCATCCAGGTAGGCT
Encoded proteins:
- a CDS encoding ABC transporter ATP-binding protein translates to MKSGSNDVITKSVSLQQSGSLQPKLEVRNLSKTFHSNGINRQTHKPQKQILALDNITFDIYPREFVCIVGASGCGKSTLLNIIAGLLPPSTGKVSLDGTELLGPSADRGMVFQNYTLFPWLTVADNIGFGLKLKKISPTQRKQIIGYYLEIIGLTQFANAYPKQLSGGMKQRVAIARALANEPEILLLDEPFGALDAQTKEQMQEFLLDLWNKTHTTILMITHDVEEAIFLAQRICVMSAHPGRLKETIEIDLPARRDLEIKLTRKFIEQKRLLLQALR